The following proteins come from a genomic window of Thiothrix winogradskyi:
- the bamB gene encoding outer membrane protein assembly factor BamB — MKHITVALLVAAALSGCGTLSQMTTAVIPAKTENPPKALKEIKASATVRTLWQVSTGSGSGKDYVRIHPSVDDSAVLVAGGRSASAWSKANGGRIWQTTLDGDVTGGVSGGAGGAFLGTGNGNAIALERQTGKILWSTPLGSEVLAASAPNNGVVVFRTSNGGLHGLSTQSGQILWQEGRKSPTLSLRGASTPIVVGGMVIAGFDNGVVTAFDMQSGKGLWEVTLSVPRGSSDLDRMTDVDGEMKALGEALFAASYNGRIAGINMRDGSVAWAAPYSSYTGVDADPNGLYTSSDAGDLWKLEPLSGNPVWKMDDLQRRQPTAPALLGQYLVIGDYQGYLHWINTSNGQVAARTQGDKTGYTVAPVKDGNTVYTLGKSGLLSAFSIQ; from the coding sequence ATGAAACACATTACCGTCGCCCTGCTCGTTGCTGCTGCCTTATCAGGTTGTGGCACCTTATCGCAAATGACGACAGCGGTTATTCCTGCCAAAACGGAAAACCCGCCCAAGGCATTAAAGGAAATCAAAGCCAGTGCCACCGTGCGCACCTTATGGCAAGTCAGTACAGGTAGTGGCAGCGGCAAAGACTATGTGCGCATCCATCCCTCGGTAGATGATAGCGCGGTATTAGTGGCGGGCGGACGTTCGGCAAGTGCCTGGAGCAAAGCCAACGGCGGGCGCATCTGGCAAACCACGCTTGATGGTGATGTAACCGGCGGGGTCAGCGGCGGCGCAGGCGGCGCATTCCTCGGCACGGGGAATGGCAATGCCATTGCCTTAGAGCGGCAGACCGGCAAAATTCTCTGGTCCACGCCCTTGGGCAGCGAAGTATTGGCAGCATCAGCGCCTAATAACGGTGTCGTGGTATTCCGCACCAGCAATGGCGGTTTGCACGGTCTTTCCACGCAAAGCGGGCAAATTCTCTGGCAAGAGGGGCGTAAAAGCCCGACGCTTTCCCTACGTGGTGCCAGCACTCCGATTGTCGTGGGCGGCATGGTCATCGCCGGTTTTGACAATGGCGTAGTCACGGCTTTCGACATGCAAAGCGGCAAAGGGCTGTGGGAAGTTACCCTGTCCGTGCCACGCGGCAGCAGCGATCTTGACCGCATGACCGACGTGGATGGCGAAATGAAAGCCTTGGGCGAAGCGCTGTTTGCCGCGAGTTACAACGGGCGGATTGCAGGCATCAATATGCGTGACGGCAGTGTCGCTTGGGCAGCACCCTACTCCAGCTATACCGGCGTGGATGCTGACCCGAATGGCTTGTATACCAGCAGTGACGCGGGCGATCTGTGGAAACTGGAACCGCTTTCTGGCAACCCGGTGTGGAAAATGGATGACCTGCAACGTCGCCAACCCACTGCGCCAGCGCTACTTGGTCAATACCTCGTCATCGGCGATTACCAAGGCTACTTGCATTGGATCAATACCAGCAACGGGCAAGTAGCTGCCCGCACCCAAGGCGACAAAACCGGCTACACCGTCGCCCCCGTCAAAGATGGCAATACCGTTTATACCTTAGGGAAAAGTGGCTTACTCTCGGCTTTCAGCATCCAATAA
- a CDS encoding iron-containing alcohol dehydrogenase: protein MLTVVPFAIARLPRIEFGAGAIRKLPAIAAQYGKRLLIITGAGSFTDSVAAGMLFHDLQTAGFSWEIRRVTQEPSPQWVDATVAACNALPDMSFDAVIGIGGGSPLDAAKAVAGLLKPGNLVMDHLEGVGPELPYQGPATPFIAVPTTAGTGSEATKNAVLSVQGEHGFKKSFRDDRLVAEYAIIDPDLLASCPLAQIAANGMDAFTQLMEAYVSTRANPLTDALALSGMEAVRDSLLAFYNDPSDSVARGKMAYASLLSGICLAQTGLGSVHGVVAPLGAFHPIGHGVGCGMLVAEATRLNIDLMEANEPDNPALDKYTTIGKLFRGRSHHVDPVGARVFLVHTLSTWAHKLHLPRLADFGVTEADIPKIVAHSRGSSMKTNPIVLTDTDIAHLIRVCL, encoded by the coding sequence ATGCTAACTGTCGTCCCTTTTGCCATCGCCCGCCTGCCGCGTATTGAATTCGGCGCGGGTGCTATCCGTAAGCTGCCTGCCATTGCCGCGCAATACGGTAAACGCTTGCTGATTATCACCGGGGCTGGTTCCTTCACGGATTCTGTTGCTGCTGGGATGTTGTTTCACGACTTGCAAACGGCTGGTTTTAGCTGGGAAATTCGGCGGGTGACACAAGAACCCTCCCCGCAATGGGTGGATGCCACCGTCGCTGCCTGCAATGCCTTGCCGGATATGAGTTTTGATGCGGTCATTGGGATTGGTGGTGGTAGCCCTTTGGATGCTGCCAAAGCGGTGGCGGGGCTGCTCAAACCGGGCAATTTGGTGATGGATCATCTCGAAGGTGTTGGCCCGGAATTGCCTTATCAAGGCCCTGCCACGCCGTTCATCGCTGTGCCTACCACGGCTGGTACGGGTTCAGAAGCCACTAAAAACGCGGTACTGTCGGTACAGGGCGAACACGGTTTCAAGAAATCGTTTCGGGATGATCGCTTAGTCGCCGAATATGCCATCATTGATCCCGATCTGCTGGCAAGCTGCCCACTCGCACAAATTGCTGCCAATGGCATGGATGCGTTCACCCAGTTGATGGAAGCTTATGTGTCTACCCGCGCAAATCCGTTGACCGATGCGTTAGCTTTGTCGGGCATGGAAGCGGTACGCGATAGCTTGCTGGCTTTTTATAATGACCCAAGCGATAGCGTGGCTCGCGGCAAAATGGCTTACGCTTCGCTGCTATCGGGTATTTGTTTGGCACAAACGGGGCTGGGGTCGGTGCATGGCGTGGTGGCTCCGCTAGGCGCGTTTCACCCGATTGGTCACGGGGTTGGCTGTGGCATGTTGGTTGCTGAAGCCACGCGCTTAAACATTGACCTGATGGAAGCCAACGAACCCGATAATCCCGCACTGGACAAGTACACCACGATCGGCAAATTATTCCGGGGGCGTAGCCACCATGTTGATCCGGTTGGGGCGCGGGTATTTTTGGTGCATACCCTGAGCACCTGGGCGCATAAACTGCACTTGCCGCGCTTGGCTGATTTTGGGGTCACGGAAGCCGATATTCCGAAAATCGTCGCCCATTCACGCGGTTCCAGCATGAAAACCAACCCGATTGTGCTGACCGATACCGATATTGCGCACCTGATTCGGGTTTGTCTGTAG
- a CDS encoding helix-turn-helix domain-containing protein, translated as MTETAHSVEERTSSAVQPGDLTAMLVECRAKAGLDREQAAEELHLSSHIIKALEQEDFAHLPEPPYVRGYLRGYSKLADIDAKELIRTYEALRGAKPDEIAHHFAPARPLNKVAQPVMSNSTLKFIGFGALVLLLGLFSMIPGVRDWANHTWSSFSAQTDQTDVQQRPPSAMEAYVAQKEALEREKAAAEQQAQQTATPASSTPAPEPAPEVVATAPSDQTSQNTATPATPTPEAAATSTQDTAAPTNTTATETTTVTPAPATAPVAPAPNTTETPTVATSETPVTPPATPTDTAATPADATTPPIAGEISIKMEFAEEVWMQIKGDDKKTLFESLNTAGNIKEFKATPPLNVKVGNAPGVKIFVNGQPFDLTAHTKGSVARFRVE; from the coding sequence GTGACAGAGACAGCCCACTCAGTCGAAGAAAGGACATCTTCTGCGGTGCAACCCGGCGACCTGACCGCTATGTTGGTAGAATGCCGTGCAAAAGCGGGGCTTGACCGCGAACAGGCAGCGGAAGAATTGCACCTGTCCTCTCATATTATTAAAGCATTGGAACAGGAAGACTTTGCCCACTTACCCGAACCGCCTTATGTCCGGGGTTATTTGCGTGGCTATTCCAAACTGGCGGATATTGACGCCAAGGAACTGATTCGCACTTATGAAGCCCTGCGTGGTGCTAAACCTGATGAAATTGCCCATCATTTCGCACCCGCCAGACCGCTCAATAAAGTGGCTCAGCCCGTGATGTCAAACTCCACCCTGAAATTCATCGGGTTTGGAGCATTGGTACTATTATTGGGGCTATTTTCCATGATTCCGGGTGTGCGCGATTGGGCAAACCATACTTGGTCATCGTTCTCGGCACAGACCGACCAAACCGATGTACAACAACGCCCTCCGTCTGCGATGGAAGCTTACGTTGCACAAAAAGAAGCGTTGGAGCGTGAAAAAGCTGCTGCCGAACAGCAAGCTCAGCAAACGGCAACACCGGCATCCAGCACACCAGCACCTGAACCAGCACCTGAAGTGGTAGCAACCGCGCCAAGCGATCAAACCAGTCAGAACACTGCTACGCCCGCAACACCTACACCTGAAGCCGCAGCCACTAGCACCCAAGATACCGCAGCGCCAACCAATACTACAGCGACTGAAACAACCACAGTAACGCCCGCTCCGGCAACAGCCCCTGTAGCACCAGCGCCAAACACCACAGAAACGCCCACGGTTGCCACGTCAGAAACACCCGTTACGCCGCCAGCAACACCAACCGATACCGCAGCGACCCCAGCGGATGCCACTACGCCGCCTATCGCTGGTGAAATCAGCATCAAAATGGAGTTCGCCGAAGAAGTCTGGATGCAAATTAAAGGTGATGACAAAAAGACCCTGTTCGAATCCCTCAACACCGCTGGCAATATCAAAGAGTTCAAAGCAACACCGCCACTGAATGTCAAAGTCGGTAATGCGCCGGGCGTTAAAATTTTCGTTAATGGTCAGCCGTTTGATTTGACTGCACACACCAAAGGCAGTGTTGCCCGTTTCCGAGTCGAGTAA
- the rlmN gene encoding 23S rRNA (adenine(2503)-C(2))-methyltransferase RlmN, whose amino-acid sequence MITLSDTVKKVNLLDFSHEGLKAYFTSIGEKPFRATQIIKWLHQLNVDSVDQMTNISKPLRQFLTDNAVIRAPEIVMDQQSADGTHKWLLRLEDGNAIETVFIPEDDRGTLCISSQVGCALDCTFCSTARQGFNRNLTTAEIIGQLWVAKRTLQADPKGARVVSNVVMMGMGEPLLNFDNVINALRLMMDDNAYGLSKRRVTLSTSGVLPALDRLADTLDVSLAVSLHAPNDELRDQLVPLNRKYPIKDLLAMCRQFLGKKTTERNHITWEYVMLDGINDRDEHAMQLAKILKGIPSKINLIPFNPFPETRYKRSSNNRIHRFRDILTEAGYTVITRKTRGDDIDAACGQLAGQVNDKSRREIHFARIERS is encoded by the coding sequence ATGATCACATTGTCTGACACTGTTAAAAAAGTCAATCTGCTGGATTTTAGCCATGAAGGGCTGAAAGCGTATTTCACCTCCATCGGTGAAAAGCCGTTTCGTGCCACCCAAATCATCAAATGGCTGCACCAGCTCAATGTCGACAGTGTTGACCAGATGACCAATATCAGCAAACCGTTGCGCCAATTCTTAACGGATAATGCCGTGATTCGTGCCCCGGAAATCGTGATGGATCAACAATCCGCCGATGGCACCCACAAATGGTTGCTGCGGCTGGAAGATGGCAATGCCATTGAAACCGTATTCATCCCCGAAGACGACCGGGGAACGCTGTGCATTTCCTCGCAAGTCGGTTGTGCGCTGGATTGCACCTTCTGTTCCACCGCCCGCCAAGGTTTCAACCGCAATTTAACGACGGCGGAAATCATCGGGCAATTGTGGGTCGCCAAACGTACCCTGCAAGCTGACCCCAAAGGCGCTCGTGTCGTCAGCAATGTGGTGATGATGGGCATGGGCGAACCCTTGCTGAATTTCGATAACGTCATCAATGCCTTGCGCCTGATGATGGATGATAATGCTTACGGTCTAAGCAAACGCCGCGTTACCCTCAGCACCTCTGGCGTATTACCTGCGTTGGATCGCTTAGCCGATACGCTGGATGTTTCACTGGCGGTATCCCTGCACGCACCGAATGACGAATTGCGTGACCAATTGGTTCCGTTGAACCGCAAATACCCGATCAAGGACTTGCTCGCCATGTGCCGCCAGTTCTTGGGGAAAAAGACCACCGAACGCAATCACATTACGTGGGAATACGTGATGCTGGATGGCATCAACGACCGTGACGAACATGCCATGCAACTGGCAAAAATACTCAAGGGCATTCCCTCGAAAATCAACCTGATTCCGTTCAACCCGTTCCCCGAAACGCGCTATAAACGGTCTAGTAACAATCGCATACACCGTTTCCGTGATATTCTGACCGAAGCAGGTTATACTGTGATCACCAGAAAAACACGGGGTGATGACATTGACGCCGCTTGCGGGCAACTTGCAGGTCAGGTCAATGACAAAAGCCGCCGAGAGATACATTTCGCACGCATCGAACGGTCATAA
- a CDS encoding YfgM family protein, translating into MSDYKTDDEKVEELKAWWKDNGTSIIAGIALAIGGLFGWQYWKDYQETTAAEASALYAKVEKASETSLEQAQPDIQTLQSGYASTPYAAIASMKAAQQYAEKGEYEPAATALRWVVDNSKEADFKHLANIRLARVLLAMKKVDEAQTLITQTYPEAYQALIEELKGDIYVAQNKLTEARAAYDKAMLGAAGGSGEFIKLKRDNLGEGT; encoded by the coding sequence ATGTCTGATTACAAAACCGATGATGAAAAAGTTGAAGAACTCAAAGCCTGGTGGAAAGACAATGGCACATCCATCATAGCCGGTATCGCACTGGCAATTGGCGGTTTATTCGGCTGGCAGTATTGGAAAGACTACCAAGAAACCACGGCGGCGGAAGCATCGGCGCTGTACGCCAAAGTCGAAAAAGCCAGTGAAACTTCATTGGAACAAGCGCAGCCAGACATCCAAACCTTACAAAGCGGCTATGCCTCCACTCCGTATGCCGCGATTGCCAGCATGAAAGCCGCACAGCAATACGCTGAAAAAGGCGAGTACGAACCGGCAGCCACCGCATTACGCTGGGTCGTCGACAATAGCAAGGAAGCGGACTTCAAGCATCTTGCCAATATCCGCCTCGCCCGCGTCTTGCTTGCCATGAAAAAAGTGGACGAAGCGCAAACACTCATTACTCAAACCTACCCTGAGGCGTATCAGGCACTGATCGAAGAGCTGAAAGGCGATATTTACGTTGCCCAAAACAAACTCACCGAAGCACGGGCGGCTTATGACAAAGCCATGCTCGGCGCGGCAGGCGGTTCCGGCGAATTCATCAAGCTGAAACGTGACAACCTCGGTGAGGGAACATAA
- the hisS gene encoding histidine--tRNA ligase yields MSKNIQSIRGMNDILPDATPAWQYLENTARTLLNRYGYSEIRMPIVEQTDLFSRAVGEVTDIVEKEMYTFNDRNDDSLSLRPEGTAGCIRAGIQHGLLHNQQQRLWYTGPMFRHERPQKGRYRQFHQIGVEAFGMLGPDIDAELIAITARLWKTLGLRNLRLELNTLGTPECRHIYRELLVEYFTAHHDVLDEDSKRRLHTNPLRILDTKNPDLKEIVAAAPSLHDHLDAVSREHFATLRSLLDSMGIAYEVNPRLVRGLDYYTHMVFEWVTDDLGAQSTVCAGGRYDGLVEQLGGKPTPGVGFGMGLERLILLLETQGIAPPVTTPDVYLIMAGTAAIQTGLTLAETLRDALPDLRLISNGGEGSFKTQMKRADKSSASFALILGENEVERGEIGLKPLRDGGEQITLPLSQVAQHLAVLLEKTQ; encoded by the coding sequence ATGAGCAAAAATATCCAATCTATCCGGGGGATGAATGACATTCTGCCGGATGCTACCCCCGCATGGCAGTACCTTGAAAACACCGCCCGCACCTTGCTGAATCGCTATGGCTACAGCGAAATCCGTATGCCTATCGTCGAGCAAACTGACTTATTTTCGCGTGCCGTTGGCGAAGTGACTGATATTGTCGAAAAGGAAATGTATACCTTTAACGACCGTAATGATGACAGCCTAAGCTTACGCCCTGAAGGCACGGCTGGCTGTATTCGCGCCGGAATCCAACACGGGCTGCTGCATAATCAGCAACAACGCCTGTGGTATACCGGCCCGATGTTCCGTCACGAACGCCCTCAAAAAGGTCGTTACCGTCAATTTCATCAAATTGGCGTGGAAGCTTTCGGAATGCTTGGGCCGGACATTGACGCTGAACTCATCGCCATCACCGCACGGCTATGGAAAACCCTTGGCTTACGTAACCTGCGTCTGGAATTGAATACGTTGGGTACACCCGAATGCCGTCACATCTACCGCGAGTTACTGGTGGAGTATTTCACCGCGCATCACGATGTACTTGATGAGGATTCCAAACGCCGCCTGCACACCAACCCGTTGCGGATTTTGGATACCAAAAATCCTGACCTGAAGGAAATCGTAGCCGCAGCACCCAGCTTACACGATCATCTGGATGCGGTTTCGCGCGAACACTTTGCGACCCTGCGCTCCTTGCTGGATAGCATGGGCATTGCCTACGAAGTCAACCCACGCTTGGTGCGCGGGCTGGATTACTACACCCACATGGTATTTGAATGGGTGACAGATGATCTCGGCGCACAAAGCACGGTCTGTGCCGGTGGGCGTTACGACGGCTTGGTGGAACAATTAGGCGGCAAACCCACCCCCGGCGTGGGCTTCGGCATGGGCTTGGAACGCCTGATTCTCTTGCTGGAAACTCAAGGCATTGCCCCACCCGTCACCACCCCCGATGTTTATTTGATCATGGCAGGCACGGCCGCGATTCAAACTGGGTTGACACTGGCAGAAACCTTGCGTGATGCCCTGCCCGATTTGCGTCTGATCAGCAATGGTGGCGAAGGCAGTTTCAAAACCCAAATGAAGCGGGCTGACAAATCTTCCGCCAGTTTTGCCCTGATTCTGGGGGAAAATGAGGTGGAACGTGGCGAAATCGGTCTCAAACCCTTGCGTGACGGCGGTGAGCAGATTACGCTCCCGCTCAGCCAAGTGGCACAACACCTTGCCGTTTTGCTTGAAAAAACACAATAA
- the pilW gene encoding type IV pilus biogenesis/stability protein PilW, protein MKIIKYALFAMLISSMSACSNTTSSTDEKAGSYYTQLGVGYLQKGRLDLASLNLEKAVAQDSDSAPAHHYYALLQERLKDDAKANKHFRKALSITPNDPDLLNNYGSHLCHTQQYAAAETAFLKALSDPLYKTPEFAYTNAGICTKKAGNGAQAETYFRQALEKNHRFSEALYQMARLHHEKGEPAKAEAFIYRYNEVAPATPDSLLLCYQVQTNLNEPDKAEACATTLRGKFPDSSAASQID, encoded by the coding sequence ATGAAAATAATAAAGTACGCATTGTTTGCAATGTTGATTAGCAGCATGAGCGCCTGCTCCAATACAACATCCAGCACAGACGAAAAAGCCGGTAGTTATTACACCCAACTAGGTGTTGGTTACTTACAGAAGGGGCGTCTGGATTTAGCCAGCCTGAATCTGGAAAAGGCTGTAGCGCAAGATTCCGATTCGGCACCGGCTCATCATTATTACGCCCTGCTTCAAGAACGCTTAAAAGATGATGCCAAGGCAAATAAGCATTTCCGTAAAGCTCTCAGCATTACGCCCAACGATCCTGACCTGCTGAATAACTATGGCTCACACTTGTGCCACACGCAACAGTATGCCGCTGCGGAAACAGCTTTTCTCAAAGCGCTCAGTGATCCGCTCTATAAAACCCCGGAGTTTGCCTATACTAATGCGGGCATCTGCACCAAAAAAGCAGGCAATGGAGCACAAGCGGAAACGTATTTCCGTCAGGCGCTGGAAAAAAACCACCGTTTCTCGGAAGCACTCTACCAGATGGCTAGGTTGCACCATGAAAAAGGTGAACCAGCCAAGGCAGAAGCATTTATTTACCGCTATAATGAAGTGGCACCGGCAACGCCGGATAGTTTGCTGCTGTGTTATCAAGTGCAAACAAATTTAAATGAACCAGACAAAGCGGAAGCCTGTGCCACCACATTGCGGGGAAAATTCCCCGATAGCAGCGCTGCCAGCCAAATTGATTGA